TAGAAGGTAAACATGTGAGCCGCGATAGCAGGAACGCCCAATTGAATGAGCGCTGGAGCCGCGATGGTCGAAGTGATAATGTAGTTCGCCGTTGTTGGCGTTCCCATTCCCAAAATAAGCGATGCGATCATAGTAAAGAACAACGTAAGCAAAAGCTGGCCGCCAGCCAGATCAATCAGACCATTTGCCAGCTTCAACCCAATCCCTGTCAACGTAATCGTACCGACAATGATTCCGGCACACGCAGTTGCAGCGACGACGCCGAGAGCCATTCTGGCACCAGAGGCAAGCGCTGCAAAAATATCAGCAATAGACATGCGGGTTTCTTTTCGGAAGGCTCCTACGACAATCGTAGAGACGATACCGATAATCGCTGCCCGCTCGGCGGAGATGTTCATCATCAAGGCTGTAATAATGATCACGATGGGGAGGAGCAAGTACATTTTTTTCAAAACTTCTTTTTTGTTCGGCAGTTCTTCCTTCGAGAGTCCGCGCAATCCGAGTCGCTTCGCTTCAAAGTGTGTCATAATCCAGATTCCTACGAAAAATAATATCGCTGGAAGGATTGCTGATTTGGCGATCTCCAAGTAAGGAACGCCGATGAACTCCGCCATCAAAAAGGCAGCAGCTCCCATTACCGGAGGCATGATTTGTCCCCCGGTAGAGGATGAGGCTTCCACCGCCGCGGCAAATTCGGAGCGATAGCCGAGCCGCTTCATCATCGGGATGGTAAAGGCGCCGGAGGTAACGACATTGGCCACAGAGCTGCCGCTAATCGTCCCTTGCAGGGCGCTGGAAAAAACGGCTACCTTCGCAGGACCGCCGATTCGTCTGCCTGCAATGACTAGTGACAAATCGTTAAAATACTCACCGACGCCTGTTTTTTCGAGAAACGCACCAAACAGTACAAACAAAAAGATAAAGGTAGAGGAAACGGCGAGTGGCGTACCAAGAATCCCCTCTAGTGTGTAGTAGCTGTGTCCGATAATCCGCTCGACATCATTGCCGCGATGCTCCAAAAAGCCGGGCATATAAGGTCCGAGGTAGGTGTATAAAAGAAAAATAGTGGCGATGAGAGCGATTGGAATTCCGACGACTCGTCGTGCAGCCTCAAGGACAAGCACGACAGCAATACCGCCGACCACCATATCCAATGTTGTATAGTTGCCTGTTCGGGTCACGAGTCCTTCGTAGTCAATGACCCAATACAATGATACGAAGACTCCAAGCAGGGCGAGAATCATGTTCACGATTCCGATTTTGTGATTGTTCCCTTTGGATGTCCCCGCATATAACAGATAGACAAGTGCTAGCCCGAAAGCCAAGTGGATCGGGCGGTGAATCTGGGGAGGCAATGTAAAGAAAAGTGTGCTGGATAACTGGTACAGGGAGAAGAGGACAAGTAGACCAAAAGAGATCCACTTCATGGGACCCGCGAGCTGGCGTGTGGCTGATTCTTTGTCGTATTGCGCGATCAGCTTATCCATCTCTTGCTGGTTCATATTCGATGCTGTACTCATCTAGTAACCTCCTAACTCGCTCAAAATGGATCGCTTTTCTGCCTGAATCGTGATGGCTTCTCCCGGCTTGTCGATCAAACTCAACGGAATATCCTGTCCAGCGAAAAGCAACGTATGATTAGCCCGTACTTGCCCGATAAATAGCCGTAGGGCAGGAAAAGAACGCTGCATATTGCGAATGTGGAATCGTCCATCGGCCAGAACCAGCTCCTCGCCAGGAGCCAATTCATTTTCCATGCCGATACCGTAGTCGTGAAAGCTCATCTCTGACAAAATAATTTGATTGTCTACAATCCGGTATTGCTCCTCAATTGTGGAGCGATGAATGGAATGAGTCCAGCGGATGCCAAAGACTGCTTCATCCTGTATGTTGGCACTCCAAACTACTTGATTTGACTGTGTATCCCGAATAACCAAAGCGGGAAACAGCGGAGTGGAGATGCCTACATAAATGACAAGGACGAGAAGTAGGAAGGAGAAAAGGCGGAACAACGTCCGCCCTCTTCCCTTTGTTACTGCCTGGATAAAAACCATCTGGCTTTACTTCACGCCTTTTTCGTCGAAGTACTTTTGGGCACCCGGGTGAACAGGGATGCTGACGCCGTTCTTCACGTTCTCCAGCTTGATTTCCTTGGCTTTGGCGTGACCGAGCTTGTCGCTGTTCTCAAAGATTGCCTTTGTTACTTTGTACACGAGGTCGTTACTGAGATCGGAGCGAATCAAAAGCATCGATTTGACGGAGACAGTTGTCACTTCTTCTGGAACGGTTTGATACGTATTGGCAGGCACGGTTGTTTTCACGTAGTAAGGGTATTTGGCGATGATTGCATCGATTTTGTCCGCGTCTATTGGAATGATTTTAACACCAGTTGTCGCTGCCAGCTCCGTGATTGCTGCGGTAGGCGTACCAGCGGTTTGGAAGGCAGCATCTAATTGTCCGTCCTGAATGGCTTTGGCGGAGTCAGCAAAGGAGAGGCGCTGGAGCTTGGTATCTTCAAAGGTCATCCCGTATGCTTCCAAAATTTGCTGGGCGTTCACTTCCGTACCGCTTCCGGGAGCTCCAACAGATACGCGCTTATCTTTCAAATCGGCAACACTTTTAATATTGCTGTCAGCAGAGACCACGATTTGGATGGTCTCATCGTAGAGAGCGCCCAATGCCTGGAAGGAATCAATTTTACCGTCTTGCTGGAACATGTTCGTTCCTTTTGACGCATACTCGGCAATGTCGTTTTGTGTAAAGGCGATGTCCGCCTTTTTATCGCGAAGGAGGCGAATGTTTTCTGCTGAAGCGCCTGTGGCTTGTGCTGTAGCAGTAATCCCAGCGTTTTTCGTAATATGGTCAGCCATGCCGCCGCCGAGTGGGAAATAAGTGCCTCCTGTACCGCCTGTTGCAATAATTAATTGGGAGGGATCGGCGCTTCCTCCTGAGTTGGAGCTGCCTCCACCTGCACCTCCTTGTGCAGAGTTCCCGCCACCTCCACATGCTGTCATGAGCGACATGGACAGAAGCAGTGTGAGCGAGAGAAGAAAATGACGCTTATTCAAGATAATTCCCCCTAGTCTAAATGTTCTGTTTATATGGCTTTCTACGGCATTGTAAGGGGAGGTCTATAAAAAACTACAAAAATCTATAGAAAAATATAGTAAACTAGGAAATAAACGTTGACGAATTTTTTGAACAACTTCTTATGAGGAAGTGCGGGCAACATTTTATGAGAGAAACCATTTCAATCCTGCTGCTTATGCTCATTGCTGTCCCGATTGCCGGAGAGCTCAAATTTCACCCGTTTCAAGATGATTTCCGCATCAGTTTTGGTACAACGGCTTTTTTCTTTTTTTTATTGTGGCTGCGTCCTTCTTTTTTAGCAGGGATAGTAACGGGATTAATTGTTGTTCTATTTCGAATAGTCTTGGATTTTGTGTATGGAGATGTCTTTGCGTTTCTGCCTTCTCTTCAGATGCACTTCCCCGCATTTTGCTATTATGCTACCTTTGCTTGTCTATTCTCGCTCTTTCGCGTTAATATGCTACATCATCGACCGCTTTGGGTGGGACTGTTGGGGACAGTCGCAGAAATAGCAGCGAATCTGGTAGAGCTGTCCTTCCGTGCAGTGTCCTGGGAGGGAGTCTTTCAGTTGGAGGTCGTAGGACCGATTGCCGTCATTGCGTTGATACGCAGTTTTTTTGTACTTGGTTTTTTCAATATAATTCAGCTGCGTCAGGCGAAATGGATGGAAAAGCAACAGCGTAATCGAAATGAGCAGATGTTGATACTCATTTCCAATTTGTACGAGGAATCTGTTCTTCTAAAAAAGACATTGCATCAGGTTGAGGAAATCACGCGCAACTGCTATGAGCTGTATCGCGAAATGAACGAGGTTGAACAAAAGAATGGGATGGGTAAACGATACGCAAAGCGGTTGCTGTCCCTTGCCGGACAAGTACATGAAGTGAAAAAGGACAATCAACGGATATATGCAGGCCTCTCCAAGCTGATTTCTGACGAGAATGATCGAGACTACATGCCACTTGGCGAATTGATAGGGATCATTGTTCAGGGGCAACGAAAGTACGCAAGAATGTTGGAAAAGGACATTCAGTTTGAAACAAATCTGGAGGTGCCGTATCTCGCTTGCCACATTTACACGACACTCTCACTCATCAACAATCTGGTCGGCAACAGTGTCGAAGCCATTCGTGACCGGGGGATGGTATCGATCGTGGCTACGATTGACGAGAGTCGGGAGTGGATTCATTTTCGTGTAACCGATGATGGGCCAGGCATTGTGGTGAAGGACAAGGAGCTCTTGTTCATGCCTGGATTCACGACCAAATACGACGTATCAGGCAGACCATCCACGGGGATCGGACTTTCATACGTAAAGGAAGTGACAGACAGCCTTCAAGGAATGATTGATTTATCCGAGGACTCTTACGGACAAACGACACAATTTTGCATTCGCCTGCCAATCGCAAGTCTGATTCAGAAAGGGTGACCTCATGCGCTACTTCATCGTGGACGATGATCCTGGGATTCGATTCATGCTCGGTCAAATGATTGAGGATGCTGATTTGGGAGAGGTATGTGGGGAAGCTGAGGACGGCTCACAGATAGACCACGATTTTTTGAATTGGAAGCAAGTAGACATCTTGTTGATTGATCTTTTGATGCCGAATCGAGATGGCATTGAAACGGTGCGCCAACTGAGGCGTTTTACAGGCAAAATTGTCATGATCTCGCAAATCGAAACGAAGGAGATGATCGCTGAGGCGTATGCGGCAGGGGTCGAATACTACGTGACCAAACCGGTGAATCGCCTGGAGGTCATCAGTGTCCTGCAAAAGGTACGGGAACGCATATTGCTCCAACAATCCATCGAGGGTATTCAGCGGTCGCTTTCCGTTTTGTCCGGCAGTATGAATGTGACGGCAGCTCCCTCAAAAGAAGCATCGTTTCCGGAAAAAGGCATCTTGTCTTCCGCACGGTTTCTCTTGACTGAATTGGGAATGATTAGCGAAAAAGGCAGCAAAGATTTGCTCGACATGATGGAGTGGCTGTATCGCTGGGAGAAGGAAAGGGATGGAGAAGTAAATCTTCCTCCTTTACGCGATATTTTTTGGGCGATTGCTGCCCGCAAGCTGGGGAAGGGAGTGAATGTCCTGATCCAAAAGGAAACGAAGGCCGCTGAGCAGCGGGTTCGCAGAGCCATTTATCAGGCATTAACCCATCTGGCTTCCCTCGGGCTGACCGATTACAGCAATCCCAAATTTGAGAGCTACGCGACCACATTCTTTGATTTTACCGAGGTGCGAAAACGCATGCTGGAGCTGGAGAAGCAGAAGGAAATGACGATCTCTTCTACTCGTATCAATACTAAAAAGTTTATTTTCGTACTCTATATGGAGTCAAAAAGGCGAATTGGTGTATTTCAGGGCTGACTTTTGGAGTGGGCATCCAAATGTGATAAGATATTTCTATTGGTCATGAGCGAAGGCTTCGATGTAAGCTGGTAAAAGCTTCGGAATGTCTTTCGTTTACCATTTGTTTTGGGAGGGAAATAAGTGAGCGAACTACGTAATCCATGGCAGCTACTATACCGAGTCTATCGTCATGTGCAACCTGTTCTGGAGCGGGAGTTTGCGGCCTGGTACAAAAGAGCACAGGCGATTCCCAATCCCGAGCTGAGAAAACAGGCACAAGACAGCATGAACTCCAAAAAGTTTCACTGCCAAGGGGGATGTGTTTATGCAGCACAAGTCATCCCGCATGTAGAGACAATTGTTCCGCTGATTGTCGCCTATCAAACAATCAGCGACTACTTGGATAATCTGTGTGATCGCAGCACGTCACTAGACCCGCAAGACTTCCGTCAGCTTCACGTGTCGATGCAGGATGCACTGACACCAGACGCACCCTTGCGAGACTATTATTTGTACCGCGAGGATAAGGATGACGGCGGCTTTTTGGCCGGGCTGGTTCAGACCTGTCAACAGCATGTTGCACAATTGCCAGCCTATGAAAAAGTCCAGGCGAAGATACTCGAGTTTTCTTGTTTGTATAGCGATTTGCAAGTATATAAGCACATTGCTCCCCATTTGCGCGAGGATCACTTGTTGACGTGGTGGGATCAGTATAAAGAACGCTATCACGATTTGCACTGGCAAGAATTTGCGGCTGTCACAGGCTCGACCATCGGGATATTCGCTCTTTTTTGCTTGGCGACTGATCCAGATGTAGGGGAAGAGCAAATACAAACGGTAAGTGAAGCTTACTTTCCGTGGCTGTGCGGGTTACATATTTTATTGGACTATTTAATTGACCTGGAAGAAGATAAAATGGGTGGAGATTTAAACTTCGTGAGCTATTACGATTCGGAACGGATAGCGACTGAACGCTTGAAGCTTTTCATAAAACAAGCAAAGGCAAGCGTTAAACGCTTGCCAAATCCTGCATTTCACCGTATGATCGTGGACGGGCTAGTCGCGTTTTATCTCGCGGATCGCAAGGTAAATCGGAGCCAGCCACACATTTATACTATCGCTAGACAACTACTGAAGCAGGCTAAGGGCTTGCCCTCTGTCCTGTTTTATGTGAATAGTTTGCTTGTACGGCGATAACGGAGAAGAGGTTAGCGCATATGCTTGCGCTTGTACGAAAAGCCAAATCCCATCAACGAGAAGGCAACAACGATACAGCCAAGGATACCGA
This genomic stretch from Brevibacillus brevis harbors:
- a CDS encoding DUF1850 domain-containing protein yields the protein MVFIQAVTKGRGRTLFRLFSFLLLVLVIYVGISTPLFPALVIRDTQSNQVVWSANIQDEAVFGIRWTHSIHRSTIEEQYRIVDNQIILSEMSFHDYGIGMENELAPGEELVLADGRFHIRNMQRSFPALRLFIGQVRANHTLLFAGQDIPLSLIDKPGEAITIQAEKRSILSELGGY
- a CDS encoding sensor histidine kinase, with the translated sequence MRETISILLLMLIAVPIAGELKFHPFQDDFRISFGTTAFFFFLLWLRPSFLAGIVTGLIVVLFRIVLDFVYGDVFAFLPSLQMHFPAFCYYATFACLFSLFRVNMLHHRPLWVGLLGTVAEIAANLVELSFRAVSWEGVFQLEVVGPIAVIALIRSFFVLGFFNIIQLRQAKWMEKQQRNRNEQMLILISNLYEESVLLKKTLHQVEEITRNCYELYREMNEVEQKNGMGKRYAKRLLSLAGQVHEVKKDNQRIYAGLSKLISDENDRDYMPLGELIGIIVQGQRKYARMLEKDIQFETNLEVPYLACHIYTTLSLINNLVGNSVEAIRDRGMVSIVATIDESREWIHFRVTDDGPGIVVKDKELLFMPGFTTKYDVSGRPSTGIGLSYVKEVTDSLQGMIDLSEDSYGQTTQFCIRLPIASLIQKG
- a CDS encoding tetraprenyl-beta-curcumene synthase family protein, which produces MSELRNPWQLLYRVYRHVQPVLEREFAAWYKRAQAIPNPELRKQAQDSMNSKKFHCQGGCVYAAQVIPHVETIVPLIVAYQTISDYLDNLCDRSTSLDPQDFRQLHVSMQDALTPDAPLRDYYLYREDKDDGGFLAGLVQTCQQHVAQLPAYEKVQAKILEFSCLYSDLQVYKHIAPHLREDHLLTWWDQYKERYHDLHWQEFAAVTGSTIGIFALFCLATDPDVGEEQIQTVSEAYFPWLCGLHILLDYLIDLEEDKMGGDLNFVSYYDSERIATERLKLFIKQAKASVKRLPNPAFHRMIVDGLVAFYLADRKVNRSQPHIYTIARQLLKQAKGLPSVLFYVNSLLVRR
- a CDS encoding TRAP transporter permease, with amino-acid sequence MSTASNMNQQEMDKLIAQYDKESATRQLAGPMKWISFGLLVLFSLYQLSSTLFFTLPPQIHRPIHLAFGLALVYLLYAGTSKGNNHKIGIVNMILALLGVFVSLYWVIDYEGLVTRTGNYTTLDMVVGGIAVVLVLEAARRVVGIPIALIATIFLLYTYLGPYMPGFLEHRGNDVERIIGHSYYTLEGILGTPLAVSSTFIFLFVLFGAFLEKTGVGEYFNDLSLVIAGRRIGGPAKVAVFSSALQGTISGSSVANVVTSGAFTIPMMKRLGYRSEFAAAVEASSSTGGQIMPPVMGAAAFLMAEFIGVPYLEIAKSAILPAILFFVGIWIMTHFEAKRLGLRGLSKEELPNKKEVLKKMYLLLPIVIIITALMMNISAERAAIIGIVSTIVVGAFRKETRMSIADIFAALASGARMALGVVAATACAGIIVGTITLTGIGLKLANGLIDLAGGQLLLTLFFTMIASLILGMGTPTTANYIITSTIAAPALIQLGVPAIAAHMFTFYFGIVADITPPVALAAFAASGIAKSKPIQTGVESTRLSIAAFMAPYIFVISPALLLINTTLLESIWVMLTSILGMIGVGAGLIGYWMSKLNVLERILAIAGGVLAVIPGIETDIAGFILITLVFALSYYKARKQKHSVQTTL
- a CDS encoding response regulator, with the protein product MRYFIVDDDPGIRFMLGQMIEDADLGEVCGEAEDGSQIDHDFLNWKQVDILLIDLLMPNRDGIETVRQLRRFTGKIVMISQIETKEMIAEAYAAGVEYYVTKPVNRLEVISVLQKVRERILLQQSIEGIQRSLSVLSGSMNVTAAPSKEASFPEKGILSSARFLLTELGMISEKGSKDLLDMMEWLYRWEKERDGEVNLPPLRDIFWAIAARKLGKGVNVLIQKETKAAEQRVRRAIYQALTHLASLGLTDYSNPKFESYATTFFDFTEVRKRMLELEKQKEMTISSTRINTKKFIFVLYMESKRRIGVFQG
- a CDS encoding TAXI family TRAP transporter solute-binding subunit codes for the protein MNKRHFLLSLTLLLSMSLMTACGGGGNSAQGGAGGGSSNSGGSADPSQLIIATGGTGGTYFPLGGGMADHITKNAGITATAQATGASAENIRLLRDKKADIAFTQNDIAEYASKGTNMFQQDGKIDSFQALGALYDETIQIVVSADSNIKSVADLKDKRVSVGAPGSGTEVNAQQILEAYGMTFEDTKLQRLSFADSAKAIQDGQLDAAFQTAGTPTAAITELAATTGVKIIPIDADKIDAIIAKYPYYVKTTVPANTYQTVPEEVTTVSVKSMLLIRSDLSNDLVYKVTKAIFENSDKLGHAKAKEIKLENVKNGVSIPVHPGAQKYFDEKGVK